One genomic window of Pigmentiphaga litoralis includes the following:
- a CDS encoding Bug family tripartite tricarboxylate transporter substrate binding protein: MNRRDLIKVLALSALAPLPIATAFAQAWPDKPIKMVLSQPPGSGPDNIARLLSERLYAKWNQAIVIENKPGGQNTVGAQAAARAPADGYTFYFATTAALVTNRFLFKTLPYDPEKDFVPVSFIARSPFGVLVRADSPIRTIDELIAKSKATPGTFSLGNEGPRTFGGMIARLFNSRSNAQANLVPYVSVGVSTQNLMGGHVDAIVADVASTAQLAKQGRLRLLATTADKRLADWPQVPTLAESLPGFDMVGWFAVVAPAGTPQAVVDRVNRDIDALLADPDVAAKIATVGPIAAPGYSPAQTGAFLKAETARWATITKEIDILPE, from the coding sequence ATGAACCGTAGAGACCTCATCAAAGTCCTGGCGCTGAGCGCGCTGGCCCCCTTGCCGATCGCGACCGCGTTCGCCCAGGCCTGGCCCGACAAGCCCATCAAAATGGTGCTGTCGCAGCCCCCGGGTTCCGGACCGGACAACATCGCCCGCCTGCTGTCCGAGCGCCTGTACGCCAAGTGGAACCAGGCCATCGTGATCGAGAACAAGCCGGGCGGCCAGAACACCGTGGGCGCCCAGGCGGCGGCCCGCGCGCCGGCCGACGGCTACACCTTCTACTTTGCGACAACGGCCGCGCTGGTCACCAACCGCTTCCTGTTCAAGACCCTGCCCTACGACCCGGAAAAGGACTTCGTGCCGGTCTCGTTCATTGCGCGCAGCCCCTTCGGCGTGCTGGTCCGGGCCGATTCGCCGATCCGCACGATCGACGAATTGATCGCCAAGTCCAAGGCCACGCCCGGCACCTTCTCGCTCGGCAACGAAGGTCCGCGCACGTTTGGCGGCATGATTGCGCGGCTGTTCAATTCGCGGTCCAACGCCCAGGCCAACCTGGTGCCCTACGTGTCGGTGGGCGTGTCCACCCAGAACCTGATGGGCGGGCATGTGGACGCCATCGTGGCCGACGTTGCGTCGACCGCGCAGCTGGCCAAGCAGGGCCGCCTGCGCCTGCTGGCCACCACCGCCGACAAGCGCCTGGCCGATTGGCCCCAGGTGCCGACCCTGGCCGAAAGCCTGCCGGGCTTCGACATGGTGGGCTGGTTTGCCGTCGTGGCGCCCGCCGGGACGCCGCAGGCGGTGGTGGATCGCGTGAACCGCGACATCGACGCGCTGCTGGCCGATCCGGACGTTGCCGCCAAGATCGCCACCGTCGGGCCGATTGCCGCGCCCGGTTACAGCCCGGCCCAGACGGGCGCGTTCCTGAAGGCCGAAACGGCGCGCTGGGCCACCATCACCAAAGAGATCGACATTCTTCCGGAATAG
- a CDS encoding glycosyltransferase family 2 protein produces MNAASFPAARHATHRASGSDPSASSADHAARAGVGPSAPGEDTVSVCICTYRRREKLSLLLGDLLRQRRLPDQIVVVDNDHHGSARDVVEAFRARLTRASSAGGIDVVYAVQPEKNIAITRNATVAHATSYWLAMADDDERAPEDWIANLLRTARSTQADGVLGPCLPLIPDTAPDWIRRAGFYDWVRFPTGTPVPTNAFRAGNLIVRRDAILAMQPMFDPAFGLTGGEDGDLLMRMQGAGFRFVWCDDAAVTEIVEPARLHLGWILKRARRGGQDFARHVMGGKLGPATPARLTVFFSRAVLQMLLGGVLAVLTLPLGRHRAVHWLARAYANYGKLTALWGGRDLEYA; encoded by the coding sequence ATGAACGCCGCGTCTTTCCCCGCAGCCCGGCATGCAACGCATCGTGCCAGCGGATCGGATCCGTCCGCTTCGTCGGCCGATCACGCTGCGCGCGCGGGGGTGGGCCCATCCGCACCCGGCGAGGACACGGTGTCCGTGTGCATCTGCACCTATCGCCGCCGCGAAAAGCTGTCGTTGCTGCTGGGCGACCTGCTGCGTCAGCGGCGACTGCCCGACCAGATCGTTGTCGTTGACAACGATCACCATGGAAGCGCGCGGGATGTGGTCGAGGCGTTCCGGGCGCGCCTTACCCGCGCGTCCAGCGCCGGCGGCATCGACGTGGTCTATGCCGTGCAGCCCGAAAAGAACATCGCGATCACCCGCAACGCCACGGTCGCCCACGCCACCTCGTACTGGCTGGCCATGGCCGACGACGACGAACGCGCACCCGAAGACTGGATCGCCAACCTGCTGCGCACCGCGCGGTCCACGCAAGCCGATGGCGTGCTCGGGCCTTGCCTGCCCCTGATTCCCGACACCGCTCCGGACTGGATCCGGCGTGCCGGCTTCTACGACTGGGTACGCTTCCCGACCGGCACGCCCGTGCCGACCAACGCATTCCGTGCAGGCAATCTGATCGTCCGCCGCGACGCGATCCTGGCCATGCAGCCGATGTTCGATCCGGCCTTTGGCCTGACCGGCGGGGAAGACGGCGATCTGCTCATGCGCATGCAAGGCGCCGGCTTTCGTTTTGTCTGGTGCGATGACGCCGCCGTCACCGAAATCGTCGAACCTGCCCGTCTGCACCTGGGCTGGATCCTGAAACGCGCGCGGCGCGGCGGACAGGATTTTGCGCGGCATGTCATGGGCGGCAAGCTTGGCCCGGCCACACCGGCCCGGCTGACCGTGTTTTTTTCAAGAGCCGTCCTGCAGATGCTGCTGGGGGGTGTCCTGGCCGTGCTGACCTTGCCGCTTGGCCGCCATCGCGCCGTGCATTGGTTGGCCCGCGCGTATGCCAACTATGGCAAGCTGACCGCGCTCTGGGGCGGCCGTGACCTGGAATATGCGTGA
- a CDS encoding polysaccharide biosynthesis tyrosine autokinase: MSALPGNLGNVTAAPASGGDRIGDRFVQSGLLTPDQAARVVQLQDSDGLRFGEAAVKLGFITDKQVQAVLSKQFHYPVAAERSGISADLAIAHAPFSAEAEAIRQIRAELSIRLAGTGTISLAVVSPNEGEGKSYLAASLAIAFAQAGMRTLLINADMRDTGRDKLFTRTGDVGLSTLLAGRAAPTAGLPVENFPLLNVLDSGPPPPNPIEMLHDGALTKLLAALPGFDVVIVDTPSAGKSSDAQVIAQQIGFCLMLGRKDHTRLADLAATQDKMRTAGAQIVGTIYNEFKGGRARGGWFRRRRG; this comes from the coding sequence ATGAGCGCCCTTCCCGGCAACCTGGGCAACGTGACGGCGGCGCCTGCGTCCGGCGGCGACCGCATCGGCGACCGTTTCGTGCAATCGGGCCTGCTGACGCCCGACCAGGCGGCGCGGGTCGTGCAGTTGCAGGACTCCGATGGGCTGCGTTTCGGCGAAGCGGCCGTCAAGCTCGGCTTCATCACCGACAAGCAGGTCCAGGCCGTCCTGTCCAAGCAGTTCCACTATCCGGTCGCGGCAGAACGCAGCGGCATTTCGGCCGACCTGGCGATCGCCCACGCGCCATTCAGCGCCGAAGCCGAAGCCATCCGCCAGATCCGCGCCGAACTGTCGATCCGGCTGGCCGGGACCGGCACGATCTCGCTGGCGGTCGTCAGCCCGAACGAGGGCGAAGGCAAAAGCTATCTGGCGGCCAGCCTGGCCATTGCCTTTGCCCAGGCCGGCATGCGCACGCTGCTGATCAACGCCGACATGCGCGACACGGGCCGCGACAAGCTGTTCACCCGAACTGGCGACGTGGGCCTGTCCACGCTGCTGGCCGGACGCGCCGCGCCCACCGCCGGTCTGCCGGTGGAAAACTTTCCGCTGCTGAACGTGCTGGATTCCGGCCCGCCACCGCCCAACCCGATCGAAATGCTGCACGACGGCGCGCTGACCAAGCTGCTGGCGGCGCTGCCGGGCTTTGACGTCGTCATCGTGGACACGCCCTCGGCCGGCAAGTCGTCCGATGCGCAGGTGATCGCGCAGCAGATCGGCTTTTGCCTGATGCTGGGCCGCAAGGACCACACGCGTCTGGCCGACCTGGCCGCGACGCAGGACAAGATGCGCACCGCGGGCGCGCAGATCGTCGGCACCATCTACAACGAATTCAAGGGCGGCCGCGCGCGCGGCGGCTGGTTCAGGCGGCGCCGCGGCTAG
- a CDS encoding cellulase family glycosylhydrolase has product MHRLAALLLALAPLAPLCATAQTPPLPSAFTPGDNGAEYFPFVIDEDLLGGAPDRSALNTPITAASRIVVNNGHFHAVGRDGRPGTNDDVRTRLYGVNLSFGSNFPALDDAPRLAKRLRKLGFNAVRLHHMDSFPTDDTTAPGSILTTGPFPTFNTEAMARLKRFIGALAAEGIYVNLNLHVGYRFRPDVDQLPVPQGPPGVAPIGNPLHVYMPRMIALQESYARGLIRGLDLRGNPALAMVEINNESSLLAAWQWRQWEWVVPGGYAETLTSLWQAWLTNHYGSTAKACAVWQVCANPTAPVPLLTPTDADIPQDAIGRLRVRVGEKWRKVSSQWLGSDATATPPSGRMLRLQDFLQFLADTDSRYLNRMRAVVKAETDARVPVTGTQMAYGGALNFDSHAAMDYIDEHIYVGHPEFPSRGYTPRDWRMRNVAPSGGVELRRLLAMSYRRDRTKPFVVSEYSQPFPQPRGAETIPVLATIAALQDWDGLFYFDYTYTHDGLKAPANFSLSGDWGKYALTGPSAQVFRQPNVAALPDRIALPLPISSRRAIAASTAFDALDADIATRLGVMPELAFRTQVAIDTTPNASSRFVAPAPAAAATPDDSIGFDAAEHLFTVRHDRVWGVFGDAGGKRVEGQGLLAEFPGKAGQHTSFWITPLDGAPLSRARSWLVTLGTWTTGTQPGSMPARPKEVVAYKRDSSWLTLEPDPTTPDQPSGATETAAPAWQARSPLRLSWVSKDGMPTVYPLDGAGRRQAPLAAPAVRRLGDQVTVDLHATAPTASLWYEIVMPAVTGSLAQPAARTAAMPPSDGASRTR; this is encoded by the coding sequence ATGCATAGACTTGCCGCCTTGCTCCTGGCACTGGCGCCCCTTGCGCCCTTGTGCGCCACGGCCCAGACGCCTCCCCTGCCGTCTGCCTTTACCCCTGGCGACAACGGCGCCGAGTACTTTCCGTTCGTGATCGATGAAGACCTGCTGGGCGGTGCGCCCGACCGGTCGGCCTTGAATACGCCGATCACCGCGGCGTCCCGCATCGTCGTCAACAACGGCCACTTCCATGCCGTCGGACGGGATGGCCGTCCAGGCACGAATGACGACGTGCGCACACGGCTGTACGGCGTCAACCTGAGTTTCGGCAGCAACTTTCCGGCGTTGGATGATGCGCCGCGTCTGGCCAAACGGCTGCGCAAGCTGGGCTTCAATGCGGTGCGCCTGCATCACATGGACAGCTTTCCGACCGACGACACCACCGCGCCGGGCAGCATCCTGACCACCGGTCCGTTCCCGACCTTCAACACCGAGGCCATGGCGCGGCTCAAGCGCTTTATTGGCGCGCTTGCCGCCGAAGGCATCTACGTCAACCTGAACCTGCATGTGGGCTACCGCTTCCGGCCCGATGTCGATCAATTGCCGGTCCCGCAGGGCCCGCCGGGCGTCGCCCCCATCGGCAATCCGCTGCACGTGTACATGCCCCGCATGATCGCGCTGCAGGAAAGCTATGCGCGCGGCCTGATCCGCGGCCTGGACCTGCGCGGCAATCCTGCCCTGGCGATGGTGGAGATCAACAACGAATCGTCCTTGCTGGCGGCCTGGCAGTGGCGGCAGTGGGAATGGGTCGTGCCGGGCGGCTATGCCGAAACACTGACATCGCTGTGGCAGGCCTGGCTGACCAACCACTATGGGTCGACCGCCAAGGCCTGCGCGGTCTGGCAGGTCTGCGCCAACCCGACGGCCCCCGTGCCCTTGCTGACGCCTACCGATGCCGACATTCCGCAAGACGCGATCGGCCGCCTGCGCGTGCGCGTGGGCGAAAAATGGCGGAAGGTGTCGTCGCAGTGGCTCGGCAGTGATGCCACCGCCACGCCGCCCAGCGGCCGCATGCTGCGCCTGCAGGACTTCCTGCAATTCCTGGCCGATACCGACAGCCGCTACCTGAACCGGATGCGCGCGGTGGTCAAGGCCGAAACCGACGCGCGGGTGCCGGTCACGGGCACGCAGATGGCCTATGGCGGCGCGCTCAATTTCGACTCGCACGCGGCGATGGACTATATCGACGAACACATCTACGTCGGCCATCCGGAATTCCCGTCGCGAGGCTACACCCCGCGCGACTGGCGCATGCGCAATGTGGCGCCGTCGGGCGGCGTGGAACTGCGCCGCCTGCTGGCGATGTCGTACCGGCGCGATCGCACCAAACCATTCGTGGTGAGCGAGTACAGCCAGCCCTTCCCGCAGCCGCGCGGCGCCGAAACCATTCCGGTGCTGGCCACCATCGCCGCGCTGCAGGATTGGGACGGTCTCTTCTACTTTGACTACACCTACACGCACGACGGCCTGAAGGCGCCGGCCAACTTTTCCTTGAGCGGTGACTGGGGCAAGTACGCGCTGACCGGCCCCAGCGCGCAGGTCTTTCGTCAACCGAATGTGGCGGCCCTGCCCGACCGCATCGCGCTGCCCCTGCCGATCTCGTCGCGCCGGGCGATTGCCGCGTCCACCGCCTTCGATGCGCTGGATGCCGACATCGCCACCCGGCTTGGCGTGATGCCCGAACTGGCGTTCCGCACGCAGGTCGCCATCGACACGACACCCAATGCATCGAGCCGCTTCGTGGCGCCGGCACCGGCCGCGGCGGCCACGCCCGACGACAGCATCGGCTTCGATGCGGCCGAGCATCTGTTCACGGTGCGGCACGACCGGGTCTGGGGGGTGTTCGGCGACGCGGGCGGCAAGCGCGTCGAAGGCCAGGGCCTGCTGGCGGAATTTCCGGGCAAGGCCGGCCAGCACACCAGCTTCTGGATCACGCCGCTGGATGGCGCCCCTTTGTCACGCGCGCGCAGCTGGCTGGTCACCCTGGGCACATGGACGACGGGCACGCAGCCCGGTTCGATGCCCGCCCGGCCCAAGGAAGTCGTGGCCTACAAGCGGGACAGCAGCTGGCTGACGCTGGAGCCGGACCCCACCACGCCCGACCAGCCCTCGGGCGCGACGGAAACGGCCGCACCCGCCTGGCAGGCGCGCAGTCCGCTGCGGCTGAGCTGGGTATCGAAAGACGGCATGCCGACCGTGTATCCGCTGGACGGCGCCGGCCGCCGGCAAGCCCCGCTGGCCGCGCCCGCCGTGCGGCGGCTGGGTGACCAGGTCACGGTGGACCTGCACGCGACCGCGCCGACGGCGAGTCTCTGGTACGAAATCGTCATGCCGGCGGTGACGGGATCCCTGGCCCAGCCTGCCGCGCGCACGGCCGCCATGCCTCCTTCCGATGGAGCGTCGCGCACCCGATGA
- a CDS encoding GumC family protein, which translates to MNSPSTESSLLSLSQLAAMVAARRTLIIATVVVVVGATAAITASLPRQWTASSDIYVDYRENDPINGRNFSAMLDDSYMQTQIDMIKSQVVAQQVVDSLNLTQSARYKEAVQKLGEARAHDDLIDNLNKNTDVINKRGSRVLEVAYTAATPEMARDYSAAVVNAFIGLTQQIASRAARSRTEQYSAQLEQLRKEADAIQENITRYQRETGLLKATDNDDIDTRRLNQLSLQLADVRAQQQAAQARSEATRQLVQRGIRPDDIPEVGQFGPIQELRGKLNDVERRLTEAQSTLGDRHPTVIGLVSERQELRARLDRSSRAAMDSQGGDTARLSMQEAALNRDIEAQRDRVLKQMQGRDRLVSYERQLASVQQIYNAALQKYDGLLMASNITLPNLAVLRAAELPSAPSGPKVRRNLISGLLVGVAAGLFMALMLELFNRRVRTRDDLLKGLPLPLIGTIGRRGALA; encoded by the coding sequence ATGAATTCGCCCTCTACCGAATCTTCGCTGTTGTCGCTGAGCCAGCTGGCGGCGATGGTGGCCGCGCGGCGCACCCTGATCATTGCCACCGTGGTGGTCGTGGTGGGCGCGACCGCCGCCATCACTGCGTCGCTTCCGCGCCAGTGGACGGCCTCGTCCGACATCTACGTCGACTATCGCGAGAATGACCCGATCAACGGTCGCAACTTCTCGGCGATGCTGGACGACAGCTACATGCAGACCCAGATCGACATGATCAAGAGCCAGGTGGTCGCGCAGCAGGTGGTGGATAGCCTCAACCTGACGCAATCCGCGCGATACAAGGAAGCCGTGCAGAAGCTGGGCGAAGCCCGCGCGCACGACGATCTGATCGACAACCTGAACAAGAACACCGACGTCATCAACAAGCGCGGCAGCCGCGTGCTGGAAGTGGCGTACACCGCCGCCACACCGGAGATGGCGCGCGACTATTCGGCTGCCGTGGTCAACGCGTTTATCGGGCTGACGCAGCAGATCGCCAGCCGCGCCGCCCGTTCGCGCACCGAGCAGTACAGCGCGCAACTGGAACAGCTGCGCAAGGAAGCCGACGCGATCCAGGAAAACATCACGCGCTACCAGCGCGAGACCGGCCTGCTCAAGGCCACCGACAACGACGATATCGACACCCGCCGCCTGAACCAGCTGTCGCTGCAGCTGGCGGACGTGCGCGCGCAGCAGCAGGCGGCGCAAGCCCGCAGCGAAGCCACGCGCCAACTGGTCCAGCGCGGCATCCGGCCCGATGACATCCCCGAGGTCGGCCAGTTCGGCCCGATCCAGGAATTGCGCGGCAAGCTCAATGACGTCGAACGCCGCCTGACCGAAGCGCAGTCCACGCTGGGCGACCGGCACCCCACGGTGATCGGCCTGGTGTCAGAACGGCAGGAACTGCGCGCGCGGCTGGACCGCTCGTCGCGCGCCGCCATGGACAGCCAGGGCGGCGACACGGCCCGCCTCAGCATGCAGGAAGCGGCGCTGAACCGCGACATCGAAGCGCAGCGCGACCGCGTGCTCAAACAGATGCAGGGCCGCGACCGGCTGGTGTCCTATGAACGCCAGCTGGCCAGCGTGCAGCAGATCTATAACGCCGCGCTGCAGAAATATGACGGCCTGCTCATGGCCAGCAACATCACCCTGCCCAACCTGGCGGTGCTGCGCGCGGCCGAACTGCCCAGCGCGCCGTCGGGCCCGAAGGTGCGACGCAACCTGATTTCCGGCCTGCTGGTGGGCGTGGCCGCCGGGCTGTTCATGGCCCTGATGCTGGAACTGTTCAACCGCCGGGTCCGCACACGCGACGACCTGCTGAAAGGACTGCCGCTGCCACTGATCGGCACCATAGGCCGCCGCGGGGCCCTGGCATGA
- a CDS encoding lipopolysaccharide biosynthesis protein codes for MAHGDTRPQPGHPADGSAGGSGSGSATVAGRLRSSRLGRKLDHKLVKLFGSSIIDQAMLSAANFVVGLILIRYTPEAQYGYYVLAFNAMMLATTLQGTFVGTPLVIHLPQLSNDERRSWIGSLLRDQIRWGAIGSVVTIAFAAVAWSMGWLDREAGPVLLAGLALIACALYREYFRAVLMMYQRTVPVLGADAVYVVCLIAGGALATRFPAAAVTALLTAAASALIGAALLRRVLRPEFDPHAAPGRLAGIAKMGAMAAAGGVIYWLFTQGYSFLAAATLNVTDVAALAASRLLLMPINLLSSGVQRQLVPIASNWVHEHGVASTLRKLILFSAGIGALTLVYGIVVWVLRDWIFLDLMRKRFEDRDTLLLMWIAIFLVMVVRDPLNQLLVLRQRFRILMAVSLVCAVISLSISYVGMVQLGTRGALIGILTGELLNLVAVLWLARVESRTDTHGKAADGKAVHGKAPVSAAPR; via the coding sequence ATGGCGCACGGCGACACCCGCCCGCAGCCTGGACACCCGGCTGATGGCTCCGCAGGCGGTTCTGGCAGCGGTTCCGCCACGGTGGCCGGCCGCCTTCGGTCCAGCCGCCTGGGCCGCAAGCTGGACCACAAGCTGGTCAAGTTGTTTGGCAGTTCCATCATCGACCAGGCCATGCTGTCGGCGGCCAACTTCGTGGTCGGCCTGATCCTGATCCGCTATACCCCCGAAGCGCAGTACGGCTATTACGTGCTGGCCTTCAACGCCATGATGCTGGCGACCACGCTGCAAGGCACCTTTGTCGGCACGCCCCTGGTCATCCATCTGCCCCAGCTGTCGAATGACGAACGCCGTTCATGGATCGGCAGCCTGCTGCGCGACCAGATACGTTGGGGAGCCATCGGCAGCGTCGTCACCATTGCCTTTGCCGCGGTCGCGTGGAGCATGGGCTGGCTGGACCGCGAAGCCGGACCCGTGCTGCTGGCCGGCCTGGCGCTGATTGCGTGCGCCCTGTATCGCGAATACTTCCGCGCGGTCCTGATGATGTACCAGCGCACGGTGCCCGTGCTGGGCGCCGACGCCGTGTATGTGGTCTGCCTGATCGCAGGCGGCGCGCTGGCCACGCGATTCCCGGCCGCCGCCGTCACGGCCTTGCTGACTGCCGCCGCGTCGGCCCTGATCGGCGCCGCCTTGCTGCGCCGTGTGCTGCGACCCGAATTCGATCCACACGCCGCGCCTGGCCGCCTGGCAGGCATCGCCAAGATGGGTGCGATGGCGGCTGCGGGTGGCGTCATTTACTGGCTGTTCACCCAGGGCTACAGCTTCCTGGCGGCCGCTACCTTGAACGTGACCGATGTGGCCGCCCTGGCCGCCTCCCGCCTGCTGCTGATGCCGATCAATCTGCTGTCGTCGGGCGTGCAGCGGCAACTGGTGCCCATTGCGTCCAACTGGGTGCACGAGCATGGCGTGGCCAGCACCTTGCGCAAACTCATTTTGTTTTCGGCGGGCATCGGGGCGCTGACCCTGGTCTACGGCATCGTGGTCTGGGTGCTGCGCGACTGGATCTTCCTGGACCTGATGCGCAAACGGTTTGAAGACCGCGACACGCTGCTGCTGATGTGGATCGCCATCTTCCTGGTGATGGTGGTGCGCGATCCGCTCAATCAACTGCTGGTGCTGCGTCAGCGCTTCCGCATCCTGATGGCCGTGTCGCTGGTCTGCGCGGTGATCTCGCTCAGCATCAGCTATGTCGGCATGGTGCAGCTGGGCACGCGCGGCGCGCTGATCGGCATCCTGACCGGTGAACTGCTCAATCTGGTGGCCGTGCTGTGGCTGGCGCGCGTCGAGTCGCGCACCGACACGCACGGCAAGGCTGCGGACGGCAAGGCTGTGCACGGCAAGGCCCCGGTGAGCGCGGCCCCGCGATGA
- a CDS encoding O-antigen ligase family protein, translating into MTPALSPAIPERINRRLSMALVSLSLIFSLVAFTLSVGETGPAATHELAEGSSLRQIQFGSIFLAAIWLAWQHRQWTWMHLKHANPFLIAVVVYCFASMLWSVAPLVSIKRTALLVGLLLIGLATAPPVGDTRLCSRAMMFTITGIAAISAVVALALPNVGVDFQLGGAWRGILWQKNVLGSITGFGVILWLRECLTRDMPLPRCLAGLVLCFFVLVMSKSTTSLIVTVLGCGIYLALRRKYLAGRYTQVVISMALILTVMLLLHFGYVITGHLPTWDDLVGPITGALNKSSDFTGRGEIWKLVLLSVERHPIWGIGYGGFWLGDGSASQYIKDLLAWMPATGHQGYIDILNELGAVGLGLTIAALLWHFYQLGRLAFIDREEAAIHFSLIVLVIVSNFSESQLLADVAFQNIYFFYSSLNVSAILDLHRKGALPAAARGGLAHA; encoded by the coding sequence ATGACACCCGCGCTGTCACCCGCCATTCCCGAGCGTATCAACCGCCGCCTGTCGATGGCGCTGGTGTCGCTCAGCCTGATCTTTTCGCTGGTGGCGTTCACGCTCAGCGTGGGGGAAACCGGACCGGCCGCGACCCATGAGCTGGCCGAAGGCTCGTCGCTGCGGCAGATCCAGTTCGGGTCGATCTTCCTGGCCGCCATCTGGCTGGCCTGGCAGCACCGCCAGTGGACCTGGATGCACCTGAAGCACGCCAACCCCTTCCTGATCGCGGTGGTGGTGTATTGCTTTGCCAGCATGCTGTGGTCGGTCGCGCCCCTGGTGTCCATCAAACGCACCGCCCTGCTGGTGGGCCTGCTGCTAATCGGGCTGGCCACCGCGCCGCCCGTGGGCGACACGCGGCTGTGCTCGCGCGCCATGATGTTCACGATCACCGGCATTGCCGCGATTTCGGCCGTGGTAGCGCTGGCCCTGCCCAATGTCGGCGTCGACTTCCAGCTGGGCGGCGCCTGGCGCGGCATCCTCTGGCAAAAGAACGTGCTGGGCTCGATCACCGGCTTTGGCGTGATCCTGTGGCTGCGCGAATGCCTGACCCGCGACATGCCGCTGCCCCGCTGCCTTGCCGGACTGGTCCTGTGCTTTTTCGTGCTGGTCATGTCCAAGAGCACCACCTCGCTGATCGTGACGGTACTGGGCTGCGGCATCTACCTGGCGCTGCGCCGCAAGTATCTGGCGGGCCGGTACACGCAGGTAGTGATCAGCATGGCGCTGATCCTGACCGTGATGCTGCTGCTGCACTTCGGCTATGTGATCACCGGGCACCTGCCGACCTGGGATGACCTGGTCGGACCGATCACCGGCGCGCTCAACAAGAGTTCGGACTTTACCGGCCGCGGCGAGATCTGGAAGCTGGTGCTGCTCAGTGTCGAACGCCATCCCATCTGGGGCATCGGCTACGGCGGTTTCTGGCTGGGGGATGGCAGCGCCTCCCAGTACATCAAGGACCTGCTCGCCTGGATGCCCGCGACCGGGCACCAGGGCTATATCGACATCCTGAACGAACTTGGCGCGGTCGGCCTGGGGCTGACCATTGCCGCGCTGCTCTGGCACTTCTACCAGCTGGGGCGCCTGGCTTTCATCGATCGCGAAGAAGCGGCCATCCACTTTTCGCTGATCGTACTGGTCATCGTCAGCAACTTTTCCGAAAGCCAGTTGCTGGCCGACGTGGCGTTCCAGAACATCTACTTCTTTTATTCCTCGCTGAACGTATCGGCGATTCTTGATCTGCATCGCAAGGGGGCCCTGCCCGCTGCGGCGCGCGGAGGGTTGGCCCATGCATAG
- a CDS encoding glycosyltransferase family 2 protein has translation MIPFLHLFFFLLALPVVLACLYLGLMTLLSARVPVPPRSSRTLRFDILVPAHNETAVIERTVRSLRRVDWPADQFRVVVIADNCDDDTAALAHAAGAHVLVRRDLERRGKGYALAHGIAHSAATGRADAVAVVDADTEVSPNLLEAYASRIEQGAEAIQANYGVLNPDDSWRTRMLTIAYGAFHAVRSRARERLRVSCGLRGNGMCLTHALLARHPFAVFSMTEDLEYGIQLGEAGIRVFYADEAAADAELVSSEQASRSQRQRWEGGRFTVVRKYAGHLLKLGLTRPDRVTFELGCDLLLLPLGYVGLQIGVLLVLSGIAAWFLPAMDGWFLLSLALLLVLILHVLRGWQLTPLGPRALLDLARVPFFVMWKLIVLVRNKSNTAWVKTMRDKPMKDRP, from the coding sequence ATGATCCCTTTCTTGCACCTGTTCTTTTTCCTGCTGGCCCTGCCGGTCGTGCTGGCCTGTCTGTACCTGGGGCTGATGACGCTGCTGTCGGCAAGGGTGCCCGTGCCGCCCCGGTCGTCACGCACCCTGCGCTTCGACATCCTGGTGCCCGCCCACAATGAAACGGCGGTGATCGAACGGACCGTGCGCAGCCTGCGCCGCGTCGACTGGCCCGCCGATCAGTTTCGTGTGGTGGTCATCGCCGACAACTGCGACGACGACACGGCCGCGCTGGCCCATGCCGCCGGCGCCCACGTGCTGGTGCGCCGCGACCTGGAACGGCGCGGCAAAGGCTACGCCCTGGCGCACGGCATTGCGCACAGCGCCGCCACCGGCCGCGCCGATGCCGTCGCCGTGGTCGATGCCGATACCGAGGTCTCGCCCAATCTGCTCGAAGCCTACGCGTCGCGCATCGAGCAAGGCGCCGAAGCCATCCAGGCCAATTACGGCGTGCTCAATCCTGACGACTCGTGGCGCACCCGCATGCTCACGATCGCCTACGGCGCATTCCACGCCGTGCGGTCGCGCGCCCGGGAACGCCTGCGCGTGTCCTGCGGCCTGCGCGGCAACGGCATGTGCCTGACCCATGCCCTGCTGGCCCGCCACCCCTTCGCCGTCTTTTCGATGACCGAAGACCTGGAATACGGCATCCAGCTGGGCGAAGCCGGCATCCGGGTGTTTTATGCCGACGAAGCCGCGGCCGATGCCGAACTGGTGTCGTCGGAACAGGCGTCCCGCTCGCAGCGGCAACGGTGGGAAGGCGGCCGCTTCACGGTGGTGCGCAAGTACGCCGGCCATCTGCTCAAGCTGGGCCTGACCCGTCCGGATCGCGTGACCTTCGAACTGGGCTGCGACCTGTTGCTGCTGCCCCTGGGCTACGTCGGCCTGCAGATCGGGGTGCTGCTGGTGCTGTCGGGCATCGCCGCGTGGTTCCTGCCGGCCATGGACGGCTGGTTCCTGCTGTCGCTGGCGTTGCTGCTGGTCCTGATCCTGCACGTGCTGCGCGGCTGGCAGCTGACGCCGCTCGGCCCGCGCGCCTTGCTGGACCTGGCCCGCGTGCCCTTCTTCGTGATGTGGAAGCTGATCGTGCTGGTGCGCAATAAGAGCAACACGGCCTGGGTCAAGACGATGCGCGACAAACCCATGAAGGACAGGCCCTGA